The proteins below come from a single Dermacentor albipictus isolate Rhodes 1998 colony chromosome 7, USDA_Dalb.pri_finalv2, whole genome shotgun sequence genomic window:
- the scat gene encoding vacuolar protein sorting-associated protein 54 translates to MSDGGSRPVWRHCKHCPKQRAFKTADEFRMHLRERHCTKEGGSFVCRYGEHEVCASLPLEGVSDEDYEAHVAKHHLLREYWPDAVAEARWTLHRSAQNLPAVLNDPRRSRREVDFFTRTWGDHFTEAPPAGGEGPAARITRQLFDPYLARCARSRRPCSSATATPEAAPAAGSELCLPAVFLGPELRLEEPATFAQAIPWAAGPSRLLQERLTHYLDLVEVQLARQVSLRSDAFFQAVRSHDVLAERLSSCASVAAGLRSQLARARDQLAGGGLRLLLLWRRRARQRTLCAKLQLLATLHEAQPTIQRLLASGDFARALDFIEASREIVALELAGVQSLRHLGAQLLELERHIERSMAADLARGLSAELNRPPDDLAPIGQQEEESLTALVAGILRLNRPASADFATLLREEACTALQAAVKAALAEGMSQGDAWTALLERALDAAELVLRRTCNLAQLQHCALAAQAAEGAALEAEEEARLEQARRSALAAVAEVAQERCARLVPSDAHRSLLNTGSFPALCRRAEQCAEDWAQLCEHRSQGSLVLALRTQADRFVSRFHEEHKAKLSLLLDGEVWARVDVPTELQSMVDQFLGSQSPHTQGGSAPQLTLDEQRYSVAGSTLLLLRMVLEYCQCARDLPWVGLSLAAKLQELLRLFNSRTSQLVLGAGALQRVGLKTITASMLALAARCLQLHVAFLPRVKSHFEQHLVARKDTARHFDAIAKEYAEHVTEIFTKLASIVSNVLDGQLAEWEVKAPVPSPAFRGIARHLTKFHTAVAELLSPTDVGALLQAVHATFRSLLARHLARLSISRDGGPQHGLVTQELIFYAEHLRSLGCPVADSSSLWQQDEFIEAAAGPGAV, encoded by the exons ATGTCAGACGGCGGGTCGAGGCCCGTCTGGAGGCACTGCAAGCACTGCCCCAAGCAACGCGCCTTCAAGACAGCGGACGAGTTTCGGATGCACTTGCGCGAGCGCCACTGCACCAAGGAAGGCGGTTCGTTTGTGTGCCGCTACGGTGAACATGAAGTGTGCGCGTCGTTGCCCCTCGAGGGCGTCAGCGACGAGGACTATGAGGCGCACGTCGCCAAGCACCATCTGCTTCGCGAGTACTGGCCGGACGCGGTGGCCGAGGCGCGCTGGACGTTGCACCGTTCGGCGCAGAACTTACCGGCGGTGCTGAACGACCCGCGCCGCAGCCGCCGCGAGGTCGACTTCTTCACGCGCACCTGGGGGGACCACTTCACCGAGGCGCCGCCGGCCGGCGGGGAAGGACCCGCAGCGCGGATCACCCGCCAGCTGTTCGACCCGTATCTGGCGCGATGCGCGCGGTCGCGCCGGCCGTGCTCGTCGGCGACGGCGACCCCGGAAGCTGCGCCCGCTGCTGGAAGCGAACTCTGCCTGCCCGCCGTGTTCCTGGGTCCCGAGCTGCGGCTCGAGGAGCCGGCGACGTTCGCGCAGGCCATACCGTGGGCGGCGGGGCCGTCGCGGCTTCTTCAGGAGCGGCTCACGCACTACCTGGACCTGGTCGAGGTCCAGCTGGCGCGCCAGGTGTCCCTGCGCTCGGACGCGTTCTTCCAGGCGGTGCGATCGCACGACGTGCTCGCCGAGCGGTTGTCGTCTTGCGCGTCGGTTGCGGCGGGGCTGCGCTCCCAACTGGCCCGCGCGAGGGACCAGCTGGCCGGCGGTGGGCTGCGGCTACTGCTGCTGTGGCGCCGCCGGGCGCGGCAGCGGACGCTGTGCGCTAAGCTCCAACTGCTGGCCACTCTGCACGAGGCGCAGCCCACCATACAACGGCTCCTGGCCAGCGGGGACTTCGCGCGCGCCCTCGATTTCATCGAGGCGAGCCGGGAGATCGTGGCTCTCGAGCTGGCGGGCGTCCAGAGTCTGCGCCACCTAGGCGCACAGTTGCTGGAACTAGAGCGGCACATCGAGCGGAGCATGGCTGCCGACCTGGCCCGGGGCCTCAGCGCAGAGCTGAACAGGCCGCCCGACGACCTGGCCCCCATCGGGCAACAG GAGGAGGAATCCCTGACCGCCCTGGTTGCTGGCATCCTGCGTCTGAACCGACCGGCAAGCGCAGACTTTGCAACACTGCTGCGTGAAGAGGCATGCACGGCCCTGCAGGCAGCTGTCAAGGCAGCCCTGGCTGAGGGCATGTCCCAGGGCGACGCGTGGACTGCGCTGCTCGAACGTGCTCTGGATGCTGCCGAACTCGTGCTGCGGCGCACCTGCAACCTGGCACAGCTGCAGCACTGCGCTCTGGCTGCACAGGCGGCGGAAGGGGCCGCTCTGGAAGCCGAGGAAGAGGCCCGGCTCGAGCAGGCTAGACGGAGCGCCCTGGCTGCCGTAGCCGAGGTAGCTCAGGAGCGCTGTGCACGGCTCGTCCCGTCCGACGCGCACCGGTCGCTGCTCAACACAGGCAGCTTCCCCGCACTGTGCCGCCGTGCCGAGCAATGCGCCGAGGATTGGGCGCAGCTGTGTGAACACCGTAGCCAAGGCAGTCTGGTGCTGGCGCTGCGCACTCAG GCGGATCGGTTCGTGAGCCGCTTCCATGAGGAGCACAAAGCCAAGCTCAG CCTGCTGCTCGATGGCGAGGTATGGGCACGGGTGGACGTGCCAACCGAGCTGCAGAGCATGGTGGACCAGTTCCTGGGCTCCCAGAGCCCACACACGCAGGGGGGCAGTGCACCCCAGTTGACGCTGGACGAGCAGCGCTACAGCGTTGCTGGCAGCACGCTGCTCTTGCTTCGCATGGTGCTCGAGTACTGCCAGTGCGCGCGGGACCTTCCCTGGGTTGGCCTGAGCCTGGCGGCCAAACTGCAGGAGCTGCTCCGGCTCTTCAACTCACGCACCTCCCAACTCGTGCTGGGGGCCGGGGCGCTTCAGCGCGTCGGCCTCAAGACCATTACTGCCAGCATGCTGG CCCTGGCAGCCCGCTGCCTGCAGCTGCATGTGGCGTTCTTGCCCCGTGTCAAGTCGCACTTTGAGCAGCACCTGGTGGCTCGCAAGGACACAGCCAGGCACTTCGATGCCATTGCCAAG gagTATGCCGAACATGTGACGGAGATCTTCACCAAGCTGGCCAGCATTGTGAGCAATGTGCTGGACGGACAGCTTGCCGAG TGGGAGGTAAAGGCACCTGTGCCATCACCAGCCTTCCGGGGGATCGCCCGCCACCTGACCAAGTTCCACACTGCCGTGGCAGAGCTGCTGAGCCCAACAGACGTGGGAGCCCTCCTGCAAGCCGTGCACGCCACATTCCGGTCCCTGCTAGCACGCCACCTGGCACGTCTGTCCATAAGTCGCGACGGAGGACCTCAACATGG GCTGGTCACCCAAGAGCTGATTTTCTACGCCGAACACCTGCGCAGCCTGGGTTGTCCCGTGGCAGACAGCAGCAGCCTGTGGCAGCAGGACGAGTTTATTGAGGCAGCTGCTGGGCCAGGGGCTGTGTGA